Proteins from a genomic interval of Paenibacillus thermoaerophilus:
- the glyS gene encoding glycine--tRNA ligase subunit beta, whose translation MTTRDLLLEIGLEEIPARFVRGAMDQLAEKIGKWLDDSRIARGEIRAYATPRRLAVKVSDVAEKQADLNEEVRGPSKKAAYDENGGWSKAAQGFARAQGVDPSELYVKEVNGAEYVYARKSSAGAETYGVLAQGLAGIIASLSFPKNMRWGDKELRFVRPIRWILALYGSEVVPFEVAGVQSGRTTRGHRFLGKDAEIPSPAEYEAKLAEQHVIVDVDKRREEIVRQLEQLSKERQWTISVKDDLLEEVLFLVETPTVLYGTFDPSFLNIPQDVLITSMREHQRYFPVLNASGQLQPYFVTVRNGNDVSLDRVARGNEKVLRARLSDAKFFYEEDQKLAIDDCLAKLETIVFHEELGTIGDKVRRIVSTADKLSQLLQADADTARRVNRAASICKFDLVTQMVYEFPELQGVMGEDYARKLGEDEAVSRAVFEHYQPRHASDDTPSSLVGAIVSIADKIDTIVGCFSIGIIPTGSQDPYALRRQAAGIVQTVLDRGLRLKLSELFDLALEVHEAGGRMKRPADDVRKDLQDFFGLRVKNVLAEQGARYDIVDAVMGAGFDDVASAVRRAAALSASAERSGFKLEVEAYNRVSNLAAKAEDPQAAVDPSLFEHAAEGALHEAWRKASASFSEAMASGREADALAALAGLSEPIAAFFEAVMVMADNPAVRRNRLALLSAISGALRMYADFHKLVL comes from the coding sequence ATGACGACCCGCGACCTGCTGCTGGAGATCGGATTGGAAGAGATTCCGGCGCGCTTCGTGCGCGGCGCGATGGACCAGCTCGCCGAGAAGATCGGCAAATGGCTGGACGATTCCCGTATCGCCCGAGGCGAGATTCGGGCGTATGCGACTCCCCGCCGGCTGGCGGTGAAAGTGTCGGACGTGGCGGAGAAGCAGGCGGACCTGAACGAAGAGGTGCGCGGCCCGTCCAAGAAAGCGGCGTACGACGAGAACGGCGGCTGGAGCAAAGCGGCCCAAGGGTTCGCCCGTGCGCAAGGCGTCGATCCGTCGGAGCTGTATGTCAAGGAAGTGAACGGAGCGGAATACGTCTACGCCCGGAAAAGCAGCGCCGGAGCCGAGACGTATGGCGTACTGGCGCAAGGGCTGGCTGGCATCATCGCTTCCCTCTCGTTCCCGAAAAATATGCGCTGGGGCGACAAGGAGCTCCGCTTCGTGCGCCCCATCCGCTGGATCTTGGCGCTGTACGGCTCCGAGGTCGTGCCGTTCGAGGTGGCCGGCGTCCAATCGGGCCGGACGACCCGCGGGCACCGGTTCCTCGGCAAAGATGCGGAGATTCCTTCGCCCGCCGAATACGAAGCGAAATTGGCGGAGCAGCATGTCATCGTCGACGTGGACAAGCGCCGCGAGGAAATCGTCCGCCAGCTTGAACAGCTGTCCAAGGAGCGGCAATGGACGATTTCGGTCAAGGACGATCTGCTGGAGGAAGTGCTGTTCCTGGTGGAGACGCCGACCGTCTTGTACGGCACGTTTGATCCGTCGTTCCTGAACATTCCGCAGGATGTGCTGATCACGTCGATGCGCGAGCATCAGCGGTACTTCCCGGTGCTGAACGCAAGCGGCCAGCTTCAGCCGTATTTCGTCACGGTGCGCAACGGCAACGACGTGTCGCTCGACCGCGTCGCCAGGGGCAATGAAAAAGTGCTGCGCGCGCGTCTGTCCGACGCGAAGTTTTTCTACGAGGAAGACCAGAAGCTGGCGATCGACGATTGCTTGGCGAAGCTGGAGACGATCGTCTTCCACGAGGAGCTGGGCACGATCGGCGACAAGGTGCGCCGCATCGTCAGCACGGCCGACAAGCTGTCGCAACTCCTGCAGGCGGACGCGGACACCGCGCGCCGGGTAAACCGCGCGGCGTCGATCTGCAAGTTCGACCTGGTCACGCAGATGGTGTACGAATTCCCGGAGCTTCAGGGCGTCATGGGCGAAGACTACGCCCGCAAGCTGGGCGAAGACGAAGCCGTGTCCCGCGCCGTCTTCGAGCATTACCAGCCGCGCCACGCCAGCGACGATACGCCGTCTTCCCTCGTCGGCGCGATCGTCTCGATTGCGGATAAGATCGATACGATCGTCGGCTGCTTCTCGATCGGCATCATCCCGACAGGGTCCCAGGACCCGTACGCGCTGCGCCGCCAAGCGGCGGGCATCGTGCAGACGGTTCTCGACCGCGGCCTGAGGCTGAAGCTGTCCGAGCTGTTCGACCTCGCGCTGGAGGTGCACGAAGCCGGCGGCCGCATGAAGCGTCCGGCGGACGACGTGCGCAAGGATCTGCAGGATTTCTTCGGCCTGCGCGTCAAAAACGTTCTGGCCGAGCAAGGCGCCCGCTACGATATCGTCGACGCGGTGATGGGCGCCGGCTTCGACGATGTGGCGAGCGCGGTTCGCCGGGCTGCGGCGCTGTCGGCTTCGGCCGAACGGAGCGGCTTCAAGCTTGAAGTCGAAGCGTACAACCGCGTATCCAATCTCGCGGCGAAAGCGGAAGACCCGCAGGCTGCCGTCGATCCGTCGCTGTTCGAGCACGCGGCCGAAGGCGCCTTGCACGAGGCGTGGCGCAAGGCGTCGGCGTCGTTCAGCGAAGCGATGGCTTCGGGCCGCGAGGCCGACGCCCTGGCGGCGCTCGCCGGGTTGAGCGAACCGATCGCTGCGTTCTTCGAAGCGGTGATGGTCATGGCCGACAATCCGGCCGTCCGCCGCAACCGGCTCGCGCTGCTGTCCGCGATCTCGGGCGCGCTGCGCATGTACGCCGACTTCCATAAGCTGGTGCTGTAG
- a CDS encoding pyruvate, water dikinase regulatory protein codes for MANATPAVVYVVSDAAGETGELVVRAAAIQFMPDKPEIRRVPFVAEPEDIDRVIESARRENAMIVFTLVIPTLRDHLVRQASIAGVASVDLLSPVISGLESLMRREALHRPGISHPLDDDYFKKVEAVEFAVKYDDGRDPAGIVKADVVLIGVSRTSKTPLSMYLAHKKYKVANVPLVPELKPPDELFKVPRNKVFGLLINPEKLNAIRRERLRALGLGPDAMYANALRIEQELAYATDIMRRIGCMVIDVSDKAVEETAWLILDRLSGR; via the coding sequence ATGGCGAATGCTACCCCCGCAGTCGTCTATGTGGTGTCGGATGCGGCGGGCGAAACCGGCGAGCTGGTCGTGCGAGCGGCGGCTATCCAGTTCATGCCGGACAAGCCCGAGATCCGGCGGGTTCCGTTCGTAGCCGAGCCGGAGGACATCGACCGGGTGATCGAATCGGCCCGCCGGGAAAACGCGATGATTGTGTTCACGCTTGTCATCCCGACGCTGCGCGACCATCTGGTACGCCAGGCGTCGATAGCCGGAGTTGCTTCGGTGGACCTGCTGAGCCCGGTCATCTCCGGGCTGGAAAGCTTGATGCGGCGCGAAGCGCTGCATCGGCCCGGCATCTCCCATCCGCTTGATGACGACTATTTCAAGAAGGTCGAAGCGGTGGAATTCGCCGTCAAGTACGACGACGGGCGCGATCCGGCGGGCATCGTCAAGGCGGACGTCGTGCTGATCGGCGTGTCGCGCACGTCCAAGACGCCGTTATCGATGTATCTGGCCCACAAGAAGTACAAGGTGGCGAACGTTCCGCTTGTGCCCGAGCTGAAGCCGCCGGACGAGCTGTTCAAGGTGCCCCGGAACAAGGTGTTCGGCCTGCTGATCAACCCGGAGAAGCTGAACGCCATCCGCAGGGAACGGCTTCGCGCGCTCGGGCTCGGCCCCGACGCGATGTACGCCAACGCCTTGCGGATCGAGCAGGAGCTCGCGTACGCGACGGACATCATGCGGCGGATCGGCTGCATGGTGATCGACGTGTCGGACAAAGCGGTCGAGGAGACTGCCTGGCTGATCCTGGACCGGCTGAGCGGGCGATAG
- a CDS encoding YaiI/YqxD family protein, producing the protein MRSDAYPLIVVDADACPVKAEVAEAARTHGVPALFVASYAHRLEPWPGVEIVQVDRGDQAADLYIANRLRAGDIVVTQDFGLAALAIAKSAVALSFRGQRYRPETIDFLLDRRHEQARIRRGGGRHKGPRPFTEEDRLAFLHSLTKVLRGLQDN; encoded by the coding sequence ATGCGGAGCGATGCGTATCCTCTGATCGTTGTGGATGCGGACGCTTGTCCGGTCAAAGCCGAGGTCGCGGAGGCGGCACGGACGCACGGCGTGCCCGCGTTGTTCGTCGCCTCGTACGCCCATCGCCTGGAGCCTTGGCCGGGCGTCGAGATCGTGCAGGTGGACCGCGGCGATCAGGCGGCCGATCTGTACATCGCCAACCGACTCCGGGCGGGCGATATTGTGGTGACGCAGGACTTCGGGCTGGCGGCGCTGGCGATCGCCAAGTCGGCGGTGGCGCTATCGTTCCGGGGACAGCGCTACCGGCCGGAGACGATCGACTTCCTGCTGGACCGGAGACACGAGCAAGCCCGCATCCGCCGGGGCGGAGGCCGCCACAAAGGTCCTCGTCCGTTCACGGAGGAAGACCGTTTGGCGTTTCTACATTCTTTGACAAAAGTTTTGAGGGGTTTGCAGGATAATTAA
- the dnaG gene encoding DNA primase codes for MNHGRIPDEIIDAVLRAHDVAEVVGRYVRLSKHGKNLKGLCPFHSEKSPSFNVNPELQVFKCFGCGAGGNVITFLRDIEGLTFVEAVRRLAEEAKIDTGGIGDANDEPPEKRARDQALLDGHEFACKLYEHLLKHTEEGRKALDYLLSRGLRSEMIDTFRIGYAPNRRDVLTRQLERRGFDLELMEQGGLLSRSEKSGFMDKFRDRITFPIHDAKGRIVAFAGRAMGDAQPKYLNSPESPIFNKSRTLYNLHQARPAIRKENTVVLFEGYADVIQAWDSGERRGVATMGTSLTDEHARQLRRMAENVIICYDGDDAGQAAAYKALQLLEPLGCSVRVAMIPDRLDPDEYIRRHGADAFRGEIVEAAVPAVKYRLIYLRKNFRLQEEDGRLRYLRQAAGIIARLDSATEREYYIRELSDEFRISAEAFRQDVNETRISRQKVRDDTDIAVKSWHTGRNDGRPAPQETTLKPAYWNAERQLLALMMHDAEVAHYVREALGEEFNEPEHAALAAYLYAYYAGGREPNPIGYMATLQDGKLESLAAAISMIGSEHGTHPQVIDDYIRVIREPLLMRQLEQKKEEMVRAERAGDAITAARILSEIIPLERSLNRAVR; via the coding sequence GTGAATCACGGACGCATCCCGGATGAAATTATCGATGCCGTTCTTCGCGCGCACGATGTCGCGGAAGTGGTCGGCCGTTACGTCCGGCTATCGAAGCACGGCAAAAATTTGAAGGGCCTATGTCCGTTCCATTCCGAAAAATCGCCTTCGTTTAACGTGAATCCGGAACTGCAGGTGTTCAAATGCTTCGGGTGCGGAGCAGGCGGCAACGTGATTACGTTTTTGCGGGATATTGAAGGCCTGACGTTTGTCGAGGCCGTTCGCCGGCTGGCCGAGGAAGCCAAGATCGACACGGGCGGAATCGGCGACGCGAACGACGAACCGCCGGAGAAGCGGGCGCGGGATCAAGCGCTGCTGGACGGGCACGAATTCGCCTGCAAATTGTACGAACATCTGCTCAAACATACGGAGGAAGGCCGAAAGGCGCTTGATTATTTGCTTAGTCGCGGTCTTCGTTCGGAGATGATCGACACGTTCCGGATCGGCTATGCTCCCAATCGCCGGGACGTGCTGACCCGGCAATTGGAACGCCGCGGCTTCGACTTGGAGCTGATGGAACAGGGAGGGTTGCTGTCGCGCAGCGAGAAATCAGGGTTCATGGACAAGTTCCGCGACCGGATCACTTTTCCCATCCATGACGCCAAGGGCAGAATCGTCGCGTTCGCAGGCCGGGCCATGGGCGACGCGCAGCCGAAGTACCTGAACAGTCCCGAATCTCCGATCTTCAACAAGAGCCGGACGCTGTACAACCTGCATCAAGCCCGGCCGGCTATCCGCAAGGAGAACACGGTCGTGCTGTTCGAAGGGTACGCGGACGTGATCCAAGCCTGGGACAGCGGCGAACGCCGCGGGGTCGCCACGATGGGAACCTCCCTCACGGACGAGCACGCCCGGCAACTGCGGCGGATGGCGGAGAACGTGATCATCTGCTACGACGGAGACGACGCGGGGCAGGCGGCCGCCTACAAGGCGCTTCAACTGCTAGAGCCGCTCGGTTGCAGCGTGCGGGTCGCGATGATTCCGGATCGGCTCGACCCGGACGAATATATCCGGCGCCACGGGGCGGATGCGTTCCGCGGCGAGATTGTGGAAGCGGCGGTGCCGGCTGTCAAGTATAGGCTGATCTATTTAAGGAAAAACTTTCGTTTGCAGGAGGAGGACGGACGGCTGCGGTATTTGCGCCAGGCCGCGGGCATTATCGCCCGTCTTGATTCCGCCACCGAACGGGAGTATTATATCCGGGAGTTGTCCGACGAGTTCCGGATATCGGCGGAGGCGTTCCGGCAAGATGTCAACGAGACGCGGATTTCCCGGCAAAAAGTTAGAGATGATACGGATATCGCTGTCAAATCGTGGCATACTGGTAGGAACGACGGCCGGCCGGCGCCGCAGGAAACGACTCTGAAGCCCGCCTATTGGAACGCGGAACGGCAACTGCTCGCTCTCATGATGCACGACGCCGAAGTCGCGCACTACGTGCGGGAGGCGCTCGGCGAAGAGTTTAACGAACCGGAGCATGCCGCATTGGCGGCGTATTTGTACGCTTATTATGCGGGAGGACGGGAACCGAATCCGATCGGATATATGGCGACGTTGCAGGACGGCAAGCTGGAATCGCTGGCGGCCGCCATCTCGATGATCGGATCCGAACACGGAACCCATCCCCAGGTCATCGACGATTATATCCGGGTGATACGGGAACCGCTGTTGATGCGGCAACTGGAACAGAAAAAAGAAGAAATGGTTCGCGCGGAACGGGCGGGGGACGCGATCACCGCCGCACGGATCCTAAGCGAGATCATACCCCTGGAACGTTCGCTCAACCGCGCAGTTCGGTGA
- the rpoD gene encoding RNA polymerase sigma factor RpoD: MANDQHTELDTELTLEQVKEQLIELGKKRSSLTYKEIMERLSPFDQDPEQIDEFFETLAEHGIDVGNEESDNDEPQFSPEDEHEDFSFDDDLSLPPGIKINDPVRMYLKEIGRVPLLSAEEEIELAKRIEQGDEEAKRRLAEANLRLVVSIAKRYVGRGMLFLDLIQEGNMGLIKAVEKFDHDKGFKFSTYATWWIRQAITRAIADQARTIRIPVHMVETINKLIRVSRQLLQELGREPTPEEIAKEMDLSTEKVREIMKIAQEPVSLETPIGEEDDSHLGDFIEDQEALAPADAAAYELLKEQLEDVLDTLTEREENVLRLRFGLDDGRTRTLEEVGKVFGVTRERIRQIEAKALRKLRHPSRSKRLKDFLE, translated from the coding sequence ATGGCGAACGACCAGCATACGGAACTGGATACCGAGCTGACGCTGGAGCAAGTGAAAGAGCAGCTCATCGAATTAGGCAAAAAACGTTCATCACTCACCTATAAGGAAATCATGGAACGGCTCTCCCCATTCGATCAGGACCCCGAACAGATCGACGAGTTCTTCGAGACGCTGGCCGAGCACGGCATCGACGTCGGCAACGAAGAATCCGACAACGACGAACCGCAATTCTCTCCGGAGGACGAGCATGAAGATTTCTCGTTTGACGACGATCTCTCGCTGCCGCCTGGAATCAAGATCAACGATCCGGTTCGCATGTACCTGAAGGAGATCGGCCGCGTTCCGCTGCTGTCGGCGGAGGAAGAGATCGAGCTCGCCAAGCGGATCGAACAGGGCGACGAAGAGGCGAAGCGCCGGCTGGCCGAAGCGAACCTTCGTCTGGTCGTCAGCATTGCCAAACGGTACGTCGGCCGCGGAATGCTGTTCCTCGATCTGATTCAGGAAGGCAACATGGGCCTGATCAAAGCGGTTGAGAAGTTCGACCATGACAAAGGCTTCAAGTTCAGCACGTATGCGACCTGGTGGATTCGTCAGGCGATTACCCGGGCAATCGCCGACCAAGCGAGAACGATCCGGATTCCGGTTCATATGGTGGAGACGATCAACAAGCTGATCCGGGTATCCCGACAGCTCCTCCAGGAGTTGGGCCGCGAACCGACACCGGAAGAGATCGCGAAGGAAATGGATCTGAGCACGGAGAAGGTGCGCGAGATTATGAAAATCGCGCAGGAGCCGGTTTCTCTCGAGACGCCGATCGGCGAGGAAGACGACTCGCATCTGGGGGATTTCATCGAGGACCAGGAGGCGCTCGCGCCGGCTGACGCCGCCGCTTACGAGCTGCTCAAGGAACAACTGGAGGACGTGCTCGACACGCTTACCGAGCGCGAGGAGAACGTGCTTCGCTTGCGCTTCGGGCTGGACGACGGGCGGACGCGCACGCTGGAGGAAGTCGGCAAAGTATTCGGCGTTACCCGCGAACGGATTCGCCAGATCGAAGCGAAGGCGCTGCGGAAGCTGCGCCACCCGAGCCGCAGCAAACGGCTAAAAGATTTCCTCGAATAA
- a CDS encoding tRNA (adenine(22)-N(1))-methyltransferase has protein sequence MKLSDRLRRIAEQVPAGSVVADIGTDHGLLPVALVSEGTAERAVAADVNRGPLEAARRQVAMAGLGDRIDLRLGNGLSVLREGEVDVVVIAGMGGSLIADILEAGRDRLPGVKRLVLQPNVAADQVRRWLLAREWKLIGEQILEEDEKIYEILTAEPAAGPEDASEPYEPLRLCADLTVGRELQLLMGPHLLRRPEPVFAAKWRYELEKLEMIRRQLANSGQEAARERERELGEQARLIGEVLACLPKGLTSSN, from the coding sequence ATGAAATTATCGGATAGGCTTCGCCGGATCGCGGAGCAGGTGCCTGCGGGCAGCGTCGTAGCGGATATTGGTACGGATCATGGCTTGCTGCCGGTCGCCCTCGTGTCGGAGGGAACGGCCGAACGGGCCGTCGCCGCCGACGTAAACCGGGGACCGCTGGAGGCGGCTCGCCGTCAGGTCGCGATGGCCGGTCTGGGGGATCGAATCGACCTCCGGTTGGGCAACGGTCTGTCCGTGCTGCGGGAGGGCGAAGTTGATGTCGTTGTCATCGCGGGCATGGGCGGCAGCCTGATCGCGGACATCCTCGAAGCGGGACGGGACCGGTTGCCCGGCGTAAAACGGCTGGTGCTTCAGCCGAACGTGGCCGCCGATCAGGTCAGGCGCTGGCTGCTCGCGCGGGAGTGGAAGCTGATCGGGGAGCAAATTCTTGAGGAAGACGAAAAAATTTACGAAATTTTGACGGCGGAACCGGCTGCCGGGCCGGAGGATGCGTCGGAGCCCTACGAGCCGCTGCGGCTTTGCGCCGATTTGACGGTCGGCCGCGAACTGCAACTGTTGATGGGGCCCCACCTGCTCCGCAGGCCCGAACCGGTATTTGCCGCCAAGTGGCGTTACGAATTGGAGAAGCTGGAAATGATCCGTCGGCAGCTCGCGAATTCCGGCCAGGAAGCGGCGCGGGAGCGGGAGCGGGAACTGGGGGAACAAGCCCGGCTGATCGGGGAGGTGCTGGCATGTTTGCCAAAGGGGCTCACGTCGTCCAACTGA